In the Dyella jiangningensis genome, one interval contains:
- a CDS encoding agmatine deiminase family protein — MTDHNLRLPAEWEPQSAVLIAWPHADTDWADRLADVETTYVALAAAVTRFQPLIIVVASNELRLRAQALLTGEGVDLSKIRFVELPYDDTWLRDSGPITLKTDDGHFQLTDFRFTGWGGKFGAEQDDALVAGLVGEGVFGKAAHKRVDWALEGGGIESDGVGTVLTTWRCLTQRHPEQSREAMSAILSDSLHAQRVLWLDYGYLEGDDTDAHIDTLARFAPGDRIVYQACDDKDDPHYDELRRMGEELAALRTPDGRPYQLYPLPWAKPILDEGRRLAASYANYLIVNGAVLVPAYGDTADDEAARIIAEAHPGREVVQVPCRPLIWQNGSLHCITMQLPAGIV; from the coding sequence ATGACCGACCATAACCTGCGCCTGCCGGCGGAATGGGAGCCGCAATCGGCCGTACTGATCGCCTGGCCGCACGCCGATACCGATTGGGCCGACCGCCTAGCCGACGTGGAGACCACCTACGTGGCCCTGGCCGCGGCAGTTACCCGTTTCCAGCCACTGATCATCGTGGTGGCGAGCAACGAGCTGCGCCTGCGCGCGCAGGCCCTGCTGACTGGCGAAGGCGTGGACCTGTCCAAGATCCGCTTCGTCGAGCTGCCCTACGACGACACCTGGCTGCGCGACTCGGGCCCGATCACCCTCAAGACCGACGACGGCCACTTCCAGCTCACCGATTTCCGCTTCACCGGCTGGGGCGGCAAGTTCGGCGCCGAGCAGGACGATGCGCTGGTCGCCGGCCTGGTGGGCGAAGGCGTGTTCGGCAAGGCCGCGCACAAGCGCGTCGACTGGGCGTTGGAAGGCGGCGGCATCGAAAGCGATGGCGTAGGCACCGTGCTGACCACCTGGCGTTGCCTTACGCAGCGCCACCCGGAACAGTCGCGCGAGGCCATGAGCGCCATCCTCAGCGACAGCCTGCACGCCCAGCGCGTGCTGTGGCTGGATTACGGCTATCTCGAAGGCGACGATACCGACGCGCATATCGATACGCTGGCCCGCTTCGCGCCGGGTGATCGCATCGTCTACCAGGCCTGTGACGACAAGGACGACCCGCACTACGACGAGCTGCGCCGCATGGGCGAGGAACTGGCTGCGCTGCGCACGCCGGATGGCCGTCCATACCAGCTTTATCCGCTGCCGTGGGCCAAGCCGATCCTCGACGAAGGCCGCCGTCTCGCCGCGTCCTACGCGAATTACCTGATCGTGAACGGCGCCGTGCTCGTGCCCGCCTATGGCGATACCGCCGACGACGAAGCCGCGCGCATCATCGCCGAGGCCCATCCCGGCCGCGAGGTCGTGCAGGTGCCCTGCCGGCCGCTGATCTGGCAGAACGGCAGCCTGCACTGCATCACCATGCAACTGCCCGCCGGGATCGTCTGA